The DNA window CAAAAGAACCAaaagtacatattatataatcgaagGGGGTATAATATCGCAGGGGGTAAAAAAATGGGATTATGGGAAATTCCTGTATGCGTTTTGTCGGGGCACGCAGACACATGCCTAATCGTCAGGAAAACCCTGGTACACGCTGATTGGTCATTGCGCCTTCATACTATATATCCGGGGAAGAACCCGCAATACCTCGTCATCAAGATTGTGCCTTGACTTAACGGACGCATTCAGAAATTAAAGGCAGTTGATTCCGCGCCTTTGGTGAGTAACGAGCCTTTTACGACGTGCATCGCAACATAATCGGAGACGAGAGTACCTTAAATTCTACCTGTCCACCCGATCATGACGTTCGATCGTACTCGCGGTAACACCTGAGCGAATTAATTTCCCAATTTTACGCATTTTTCGATCGCGCACTCTTTCAATATtcgtgagaaaaataatcaccGAGATGCCAGATGCGTATGAGAACTTTAACATGGCGATGCGGAGTATATTGACGACCAGTGATATGGATAATGAGGTGGACCCCTCGTACTTTCCATTTAACGGTAATGCGCCTCAATGGCCTCGACGCAGCGCGCGTTTCACAAATGTAGTAGCAGAGAAACGCGCGTTACGCGACgaacaattaatattgttgTACATACATACCAGTGTGATTATGTTATTGTCAATCGCTTGTTTGGGCACATCTTGACACGTGATTGCGTGACGTCTCTTCTCTTCCAATTCTATATATaccgattattaatttaaaaatataatcactaGTTGTTTACATATCACGtgtcaaaataaatctgaagatataaaaaattattatgtcaatTTATCCAACAGGTGAACAATAGAAATAACATTGTTATAAATCTGTTTATTATATCGTTTTGAACATTTTCAAATACTCCTCAATCTATGTTGCTTCTCTGTGTGTGATATttcaaacattaaattttatttttttaaaatacttatgttattatatttgcgcattattacaattattaaaaaaaaatttatatgtatacctataaatataattgacaatatatttaataatatatattatatatatatacaaaagtattaattatatggatGATAGAATATCAACTaaaatttcatacattttcttCTTCCAGATTTGACATTGATAGAGAGTACAAGTGGTCTAAGCCCATACAGTGAGTCTCAGGGGAATATGAGCATCACTTCACCCATGTCAACAACTTCATCACCTATGCATATTACagacaattatattactttatccAATGCTACAGGTATATATTCTGATTCTAAATTAGCTTGTTTAAGATATCTAGCTTGCCAACTATtccatatgtttatatatttatatatattatattcctaTACTTAAAGAATGTGTCAAAagatatgtcaaatttttgtttattttgttagtACAAGTACTTGGCGAACCATACATTAGCATCTTAGTGCAACCAATGGATAAATTTAGATTTCGATATAGATCTGAAATGGTAGGGACACATGGGAGTTTATTGGGTGTATCAAATGGACGtagacgaaataaaaataatgtaccaACAGTCCaagtaagtatatatattgaaataaataatattttaaatatgataaataaaaatatttaaaaatgatagttttttattcataaataaaattagtattatgttaaaataaatattatttaaaaaatatagtaatattataaattattttaaaaataattttcataaagagaatttatttaagatatttcaaaaaatagtttaaaaaaaacattaagtttggagattattaatattttgtgaatgaaaaaaatagatttattaatatatttatgtgggAATATCTGAGAATCTCTCCATGCAATGttacttttgtattttcagttacataattatttggaTAAAGCAATAATACGATGCACATTGGTTACAACAGATGACGAACACATACCACACGCTCATAGATTAGTGAAGCGTATGGGTGCTACAGATATGGATGATCCACATGATATAGAAGTTTCACCTACAAACGATTTTATAGCTGAGTATGTTTATATCTTCTATTGTCTAATATAGCAAACATAATTGATCTATTTATTAGTTTACTTATCAGTATATTATATGGATGTATGTTTCTACTTCAGATTCAATAGCATGGGAATAATACATActgcaagaaaaaatatcaaagaagaaATAGTACGAAAATTACGTGCAAAAATTTTAGAGGAACGCAGACGTTCAAATATTAATGCTACTCTTAGCCTTCGCGATGATGCACAGGTAGATTTTAAAACTCTTTATCACTttgaaattgttatattaaacttatatttttattctctcaaaaaaatggcaattgaattaaatatatgttctaaaaaattttatgttaattacagATTAAAGCTGATGCAGAACATTATCAAAagactataaatttaaatactgtCACCCTTTGTTTTCAAGGTTTTATCAAAGATGAACATAATGTCATGAGACCAATTACAGCGCCGGTTTATAGTAATCCAATCAATAATCTAAgtaagtttaaataatatatcataataaaaaatcttttaaaataatttttctattaaaattctgaaatttactttttttatatgtcatgTATATCAACGATATAAATGCTCAATAAGctataatactaatattttaatagaaagcgCATTAACTGGGGAGCTTAAAATATGCAGAATTGATAAGTATACCAGCAACTGTGAAGGTGGAGAAGAAGTATTCATACTTGTAGAGAAAGTTTCTAAAAGTaagttcataattaataatttgatatttctacTATGATATGCTACATATTATCATggtaacatatacatatgcaaaaatgtaaaaagacaTGTGTatcatattatagaaaatataaaaataaagttttttgaaCTAAACGACGATGACATTGAGATCTGGACTGATTATGGTCGATTCTCGGAATTAGATGTCCATCATCAATATGCCATGGTATTTCGGTATGTACGCTATGCACTTGaaatatgctttattttctttcatagtTAATTATACTATATGTTTCTAGAACTCCACCATACAAGGATCTGTATATTACTTCTCCAAGAGAAGTTTTCATACAATTGGAACGTCCTTCAGATTCAGATTGTTCAGAACCAATTAAATTCACATATAAGCCCAGTGATCGTATGATAGGTAAGTTAATAGCAAGATTGTGAAATATCACATCcctgctttttattttcttgttctATTTTCGACTGCCTTTCTGTTCtcggtataatttattataattttataattccagGTAGAAAGAGAACGCGAGTTTCTTATTCGAATAGCGGGGAATTGGCACAAATGGCGTTCAATCCAGATACGCCGTTAATGAATACACCGCTAACGAATGTATCTTCAAGCAATGAAAGTACTgaaatttctaaagaaataaaaaagatgttagATGATAGATGCTCTTCCAGCGAGTTCAAGGATTTTGTTGAACACATAAATTTAGAGTGTAAgtatcaaattttacaaaagatttaCTAGTCTCAAGTtacacttttaaaaaatatattacatattatttaatatataatttaaattttgtagtgtatgagagtttattaaatgaagaaaataaattaacttatgATGGAGCACCAAGCAAAaaggtaaattttaattccaatatatgcaatttataaaacaaattcataagtattatcttattattgcaTCAATATTATCATTCTGAATTTAATGTTTCTACAGGATGATGAAATgtttgctaaaaatattattatcgaaacAATAAATAGTATCAAAGCAAACCCAAATAAATCTaaggatattataataaatatgttcaaaAACAGGACAACTTATGGTGATTCACCGCTACATTATGCACTCCGATATGggcaaaaagatattataaaacgtaTCTTAATGTTTATGAGTGTACTAAAGACAGATGCTGAAGAGTTAGTGAATATTCAAAATAGTTCTGGCAAggttagttttttttaatgttttttctaataaatatatcttgttacaataattattttttaatatattgtattaatgtcATAGACTCCATTGCATTACGCTGTTTCACAAGAACATGCAGAGATTACAAAAGCATTGCTTATGCTTGGTGCAGATCCAAATATATCAGACCATTATGGACAAATGCCATTGCACAGAGCTGTTAAATGTATgtactaatttaaaaatcgaatgttcttttaaaaaaaaaaatggcaaataaaaatttaacaaaatgttttgatttaaataataatagctgtagcagataatatatatctataatgagAGATACATTTTTAGTTCCAGAAGCAAAAGCAAGTATTGATGTTTTATTGAGTGAAGAAAAAATCAACATTGAAGCAAATACAGATTTGGGATGGACACCTTTGCAATTAGCTGCTGAGGCGGGCTCATACTATGCAGTACGCTCTCTCATTAAAGCGGGtgcaaatgtaaataatactgATATGTCTTATGGAAGAACTGCTTTACATATAGCGGTCGAAGGAGGTCACAAAGATATAGTGGAATTCctgttaaaaaatgtaataatttaaatttaatatttatcgaaaacgcgtttatatatcaaaaactaTGTTACAGTACAATGTTGATTTTTACAGACCAAAATAGACGTTAATAAGAGAAACTTCAGTGGAAATACAGCATTACATACTGCGGTAGTTACGCCTGgaataaaagcaaaagaaatatgtGTTCTTCTATTGAAATATGGCGCTAATCCTCATATAAGGAATTTTAATCGTGAACCAAGCAAcgtatgtttataataattgcctAAAATAAactacacaaatatatatacacagtaaattatatgtaatcgtATTTTCATGATAGATTGAAGGGGAAcaagtacaaaatataaaaactgaaataCAGTCAGATGATGAAAACATGAAAGAATCCGTCGGGCAATCATCTTTCGACTTAGCCTCAAACAAACCAGATgtaagaaaaacatatttcttttcttatcatttttataaagttattgtTATCTCTTATATGTaggagaaaaatttgttttattgcaGATCTTACAGCTTGTTTCCAATCAATGTGATGCATCATTAGaaacaattaaatgtaaagaagaaaatatcgatGATACACAAAAAGTTTGGATGGATGCAGTCCAGGAAAAACAATTAGCAGCTATCCTAGATGAGACAAAAGGATGGAAAAAATTAGCCcgtcatttaaattttgaaaatttatttaatacgttTGAAGAGAGTTCAACCAGTTCAACATTACTCCTCTTGAATTACATTGCTGTAAGactcttattttctttgtggagcatttcatatattattctgtTCTATTATGAATACACACATTCTAATTGGAGTAAACCATCAAactacatataatacaatttctatttctttgtAGATACAAACTAGTATTTCTCTTAGTGAGCTGCAAAATATACTGCAGAGCATAAATGAAGAAGATGCTGCTGTATATATGGGACAAGTTTTATCTATACATGAAAATACAACGAGTCACACACTTTTAAAATgaacattattaaatcattgcatttgtcatatattatatattttataaaatattattaacaaaacacTGTATTATATTGTGATAGTAAACTGAAAattgtatcatatttaaacaaattaatcattcgtcatttgtagaatataaatctattattaggTTTTTCATAttgtcatatatgtatatgtatatatatatatatatatatatatatatatatatacacacacacacaaatatttatagtacatATATGATACACATTCAagtaacaaagaaaaaatatttatttctattacttTTCTATTCCAAAAAATCTAAAAGACATTAACTTCTCTCATGGGCTccgattttaaaaatctttcaaaactTAATCTCGACAAATCTATACTTGTAAAACAATTATGAAAGATCAGCTCTGATATCGCACGTCCTATTGCAGGTGCTTTCTGAATACCATGTCCGCTGAAACCAGTCGCTATGTATAAATTCTTATGATAAGGATGCTGTCCGATGATACCATTTTCatcaaatgtattatattcataatatccaGCCCACGAGGATTTcacctgaaaaaaatataaaacttgaaatatatatatattataaaaaagagaaagttagTATTCTCGTGTGTAacatattaatgaatttaatatttatataaattgtctgTATTTGTATGTAAGAatgataatatcttatatataaattattatcattcacgTTTTCTTTACGCGTACGTTTACTTATTATAATGAGAAATACCTTCAAATTCTCAAATGAAGGTACTCTATGAGCAAGAGCAGGCCAAActttattatcgaaaaattcatGATCAACATCTAAGTTTTCCACCGATGGTTCTTCGTCAGGTTCTGGTGATTTTCCGCCGATATAATTACCTGCGAGACCATCTCGTctacaaattatttcaaatttatttattcaattcctTAATGTTACTCTCTTTcacaaatttatcttttaatgatttgattcatttattaagaatttgtattgcttttaatataaaagtacatattataattcaaaaatatttaaattcataccTGAAATATGTGCCACTAGGATCAATTGTTAGAGGTGTATTTAAACCAGGTCCATTTGGACAATGAAAACAATATACGTatctttttctgtaaaaaaaaaaaagaaactgattgtaatagataaaaaaaaagtttgaattatTGTTTGACAAATTTGAATTACTTCtctacttaataaaattacctgGGTACTACTGGTAAGGGTACAGATAATAGATCTTCACCTGTTCCAATATCAGCCAATTCAGCTACATCGCCACTAAACGCACCCGCAGCTATTACAGCCTTACagaattgtatttttctaatcTCACCACTATTCGTTTTTATCtaatacaaaagatatattctatatttaaaaaattatgttagatTCGCAACTGACaagttatataagaatttgtaGACAAATCGCGTACAAAATTGTGAATGCCATTTGAGTTATTCacgattttaaaaacataaatatatatatatatatatatatatatatatatatatatatatatatatccacttACAACTACATTACTTAATCTTTTTGCAGGAGTCATGTCCTTGTCATAACATCCTGGAATCGTACTATATTGAAAAGCCTTAACTTCGGCATTAATGTATTGAGCGCCTAAATGACTAGCCTTATTTTTCAAAGCACACAAGAGGGACCATGGATCAAACCACCCCTCTTTTTCTAGTCCAAGACAACCCGCCGCAATCCCGTTAGTATTTATCCAAGGAAATGTGCGCTTCAACTTCTCTGCAGTAAGAACTGTATTTTTCGCTCCTAAAGAGTTCTGCAATTTAGAATTTTGTACTAATGTTTCGGCACTCGCCTCGGTtgccaaaattaaataaccatAGGGATGAAAATTCAAGTCAATGGGTGATTCTCCgggaatattcaaatattcattaatatttcgcaAGAATTCTGCACTATATaaagacattttaatattttcttcaagagAAAACTGTTGGCGCAAGCCACCACATGAAAGAGTTGTAGAAGCCTTGGTGTActgtaacataaaatataatcataaatcaaaaatgtaatacattagataatcaatataatcaatacatacaattataatcaatacatttataaactcTTAACTAGTATCaaccaaaaaaataataaaaaatactttcaagACTAGAAAACTCACATGAATTAATATCTTACCATGGGATCTTTTTCAACTACAACAACACGGAATTGTTCTCTATGCACTGTCTGCTTTAACCAGTATGCTATTGAACTGCCCATCGCACCGCCACCAATAATGAGTACATCGCACTGCTCAGGAATTATTTCATGTCCTGTCCAAAGAGTTTCAAAATCTGAAAACTTTCTGTTcgacacatattttttcaaagttttccAATCTcgttgtaaaattttcaatactcTTTGTCCCTGAGTCGTGGTATCTACAAATTctctatattttgttttatcttgatcatcattttttatttctgaactctgtaaattttatatacaattacatacattataaactaaaaaataagtgTTACTTTTTATACTGCATTTTATACTggttttctttattcttcctctattctaaagaattttttttcttcaaaagatatatacgtttataccattttttatatatataaatataaaaagagagtgCAATATACAGAGAaacacgtaaaaaaaaaattatataaaatatttaaaaaaataaaataaaattgtgcaaGTGTAGATAATAAACAATAGATTCCTGAAgccttaattaattataattattattgcagtgacaattattatattcatacacATTGgcttcagaaaaaaataaaatttcgatagaatcactagaaaaataaattattacattcaattcgatgaattttatcatataaatttaatatcatctgTGAGCTATCTAAcctttaatatgtatatattgtaccTTTTTTCTGGAAGAATTTATGAATTGAATCGCCAAGCACTGTTTCAGAAGATCGCCGTGTTTTTTTCCGTACTTCAAATGTCGCAACATCTTTGTTGATCGCAATTCTCGACTTTATTACTGAATGAAAAATCGTTTCTCTTAGCTTTTTCCTATATCTCAGAGAACATTTATCATTGTTTATCGATGAAAGATAATGACATATGAAAGATAATGACggtgaaaaatagaaaaaaaacatttatttatgatcATTTATCAGTAATCTGCAGAATCAAATTAACACATTTATCAAGATAATTACGGCGCTATAAAAGTCAAAACTCTGATGCACGATGCACCTACCAAGAGCttatatacatgataaaaaCAATACGAGATACAGAGCACAGCTGATTTATCAAGTTCTTCTTTTGCTTTTatcagagaaataaaaagtaacattgagaaaaatacaagtaacatttagaaaaatataagtaatatataggaaaatgtaaatcaaaaaaataaaaatcgctaAAAGAATaactttgacaaaaattttcttacttctttattcttactattaattaatttgcgtCTTGATCTAGAATATATGTAATCTTAAATCTTAATCTGTGTGAtagaacatattatttatcaataaaaatatagtgataatttttactaaCGATAAAGAATGTATATTGCAATCATGATGCAGTTCTTATCTttcagatatacatatttataatgagatgattttatgcaaatttctttGCATAAATTCCTCTCTTTCATatagatatgaaaaataatacaataacaatctttttctataaaaataatattcatctaTATAATTGATGtgtgaattataattaaataaatattttattataaatatatatacataagaacAACGTATTTCTCTCTAATATGAATTAAGTTTTTagatagtaatatattatttgattttacaatatttttctaacgtTTTTAGTATGTCTTTCATAgaacgattttttaaattcttcatataaagaaatttttcttgtaaaaaataaccaatctaaataattacacGAATGTTAGTGtacatacattgtatataattgaatgTATACAATTGAACGTATATACAGCTGACATgtgtttaatatcattatttatatccatacaaagtaaaattaaggcaatttctaattatcaatcaaaacaATCATAATCAATTTACCAAATCTGATAACATTACCCATATTGCAATTCACAAAAATGAATCAATCTTTAACATTTTGATTATCTATCATGTTACAAGGTATTAATACTAGCTTAGGTATCATGCCAGGCGGTGCTATAAATTGTTGTGTACTTTGTGGCTTGTTCTGGCCAGAATACCGCACTTCCGTCTCTGTAACAATTTTGCAGATATTCATCTTGATATCGGCCTGTGCTTTTGGCGGCAACTTCTTCACTGTCTGCGCCATACTGTCGAAAAATAGTTCTATACTACTCTTACTCTCGGGTGCCAAGTAAACTTGTTCGAAATTGGTGACATCATTATCCTTCGCATTGCTCGATCCTTTTACGGGCGAGGTAAGTGTGCTTGGCGTTAATGGGCTAGTTATAAAAATAGGGCTAAA is part of the Cataglyphis hispanica isolate Lineage 1 chromosome 18, ULB_Chis1_1.0, whole genome shotgun sequence genome and encodes:
- the LOC126856184 gene encoding nuclear factor NF-kappa-B p100 subunit isoform X1 gives rise to the protein MPDAYENFNMAMRSILTTSDMDNEVDPSYFPFNDLTLIESTSGLSPYSESQGNMSITSPMSTTSSPMHITDNYITLSNATVQVLGEPYISILVQPMDKFRFRYRSEMVGTHGSLLGVSNGRRRNKNNVPTVQLHNYLDKAIIRCTLVTTDDEHIPHAHRLVKRMGATDMDDPHDIEVSPTNDFIAEFNSMGIIHTARKNIKEEIVRKLRAKILEERRRSNINATLSLRDDAQIKADAEHYQKTINLNTVTLCFQGFIKDEHNVMRPITAPVYSNPINNLKSALTGELKICRIDKYTSNCEGGEEVFILVEKVSKKNIKIKFFELNDDDIEIWTDYGRFSELDVHHQYAMVFRTPPYKDLYITSPREVFIQLERPSDSDCSEPIKFTYKPSDRMIGRKRTRVSYSNSGELAQMAFNPDTPLMNTPLTNVSSSNESTEISKEIKKMLDDRCSSSEFKDFVEHINLELYESLLNEENKLTYDGAPSKKDDEMFAKNIIIETINSIKANPNKSKDIIINMFKNRTTYGDSPLHYALRYGQKDIIKRILMFMSVLKTDAEELVNIQNSSGKTPLHYAVSQEHAEITKALLMLGADPNISDHYGQMPLHRAVKFPEAKASIDVLLSEEKINIEANTDLGWTPLQLAAEAGSYYAVRSLIKAGANVNNTDMSYGRTALHIAVEGGHKDIVEFLLKNTKIDVNKRNFSGNTALHTAVVTPGIKAKEICVLLLKYGANPHIRNFNREPSNIEGEQVQNIKTEIQSDDENMKESVGQSSFDLASNKPDILQLVSNQCDASLETIKCKEENIDDTQKVWMDAVQEKQLAAILDETKGWKKLARHLNFENLFNTFEESSTSSTLLLLNYIAIQTSISLSELQNILQSINEEDAAVYMGQVLSIHENTTSHTLLK
- the LOC126856184 gene encoding nuclear factor NF-kappa-B p100 subunit isoform X2, whose protein sequence is MSITSPMSTTSSPMHITDNYITLSNATVQVLGEPYISILVQPMDKFRFRYRSEMVGTHGSLLGVSNGRRRNKNNVPTVQLHNYLDKAIIRCTLVTTDDEHIPHAHRLVKRMGATDMDDPHDIEVSPTNDFIAEFNSMGIIHTARKNIKEEIVRKLRAKILEERRRSNINATLSLRDDAQIKADAEHYQKTINLNTVTLCFQGFIKDEHNVMRPITAPVYSNPINNLKSALTGELKICRIDKYTSNCEGGEEVFILVEKVSKKNIKIKFFELNDDDIEIWTDYGRFSELDVHHQYAMVFRTPPYKDLYITSPREVFIQLERPSDSDCSEPIKFTYKPSDRMIGRKRTRVSYSNSGELAQMAFNPDTPLMNTPLTNVSSSNESTEISKEIKKMLDDRCSSSEFKDFVEHINLELYESLLNEENKLTYDGAPSKKDDEMFAKNIIIETINSIKANPNKSKDIIINMFKNRTTYGDSPLHYALRYGQKDIIKRILMFMSVLKTDAEELVNIQNSSGKTPLHYAVSQEHAEITKALLMLGADPNISDHYGQMPLHRAVKFPEAKASIDVLLSEEKINIEANTDLGWTPLQLAAEAGSYYAVRSLIKAGANVNNTDMSYGRTALHIAVEGGHKDIVEFLLKNTKIDVNKRNFSGNTALHTAVVTPGIKAKEICVLLLKYGANPHIRNFNREPSNIEGEQVQNIKTEIQSDDENMKESVGQSSFDLASNKPDILQLVSNQCDASLETIKCKEENIDDTQKVWMDAVQEKQLAAILDETKGWKKLARHLNFENLFNTFEESSTSSTLLLLNYIAIQTSISLSELQNILQSINEEDAAVYMGQVLSIHENTTSHTLLK
- the LOC126856189 gene encoding FAD-dependent oxidoreductase domain-containing protein 1-like isoform X2; translated protein: MFFFYFSPSLSFICHYLSSINNDKCSLRYRKKLRETIFHSVIKSRIAINKDVATFEVRKKTRRSSETVLGDSIHKFFQKKGHEIIPEQCDVLIIGGGAMGSSIAYWLKQTVHREQFRVVVVEKDPMYTKASTTLSCGGLRQQFSLEENIKMSLYSAEFLRNINEYLNIPGESPIDLNFHPYGYLILATEASAETLVQNSKLQNSLGAKNTVLTAEKLKRTFPWINTNGIAAGCLGLEKEGWFDPWSLLCALKNKASHLGAQYINAEVKAFQYSTIPGCYDKDMTPAKRLSNVVIKTNSGEIRKIQFCKAVIAAGAFSGDVAELADIGTGEDLLSVPLPVVPRKRYVYCFHCPNGPGLNTPLTIDPSGTYFRRDGLAGNYIGGKSPEPDEEPSVENLDVDHEFFDNKVWPALAHRVPSFENLKVKSSWAGYYEYNTFDENGIIGQHPYHKNLYIATGFSGHGIQKAPAIGRAISELIFHNCFTSIDLSRLSFERFLKSEPMREVNVF
- the LOC126856189 gene encoding FAD-dependent oxidoreductase domain-containing protein 1-like isoform X1, which gives rise to MLRHLKYGKKHGDLLKQCLAIQFINSSRKKSSEIKNDDQDKTKYREFVDTTTQGQRVLKILQRDWKTLKKYVSNRKFSDFETLWTGHEIIPEQCDVLIIGGGAMGSSIAYWLKQTVHREQFRVVVVEKDPMYTKASTTLSCGGLRQQFSLEENIKMSLYSAEFLRNINEYLNIPGESPIDLNFHPYGYLILATEASAETLVQNSKLQNSLGAKNTVLTAEKLKRTFPWINTNGIAAGCLGLEKEGWFDPWSLLCALKNKASHLGAQYINAEVKAFQYSTIPGCYDKDMTPAKRLSNVVIKTNSGEIRKIQFCKAVIAAGAFSGDVAELADIGTGEDLLSVPLPVVPRKRYVYCFHCPNGPGLNTPLTIDPSGTYFRRDGLAGNYIGGKSPEPDEEPSVENLDVDHEFFDNKVWPALAHRVPSFENLKVKSSWAGYYEYNTFDENGIIGQHPYHKNLYIATGFSGHGIQKAPAIGRAISELIFHNCFTSIDLSRLSFERFLKSEPMREVNVF